A DNA window from Sulfitobacter sp. BSw21498 contains the following coding sequences:
- a CDS encoding helix-turn-helix domain-containing protein, protein MREDYIQAALGETALMGGGEALLEGEPPTQLLPFPIREDGRQHTGAALNAVLGKKYEDAGSILLASSKGLGWGGTVNAELRRHNSLSGASFIQPVNEVAIALAGSAEIRRRADGAEQRFKSKAGVSCICPKGVSVRYLNIDGDSLDMLHLYLCKDVSGGLSDRDTNAEDAGLVYTGGIFDPLIHQIGLAIAEELQASSKSNRLVFDTLSLALSARILQRHTRADDWARSDAYVSSQNAKGLDPMRLKRVVEFMMENLSEDISLSNLADVSCLSMFHFARAFKLSTGSSPMFHFSQMRLSKAKEHLEHGSMSIDDIAETVGYSSGANFARAFRKLCGISPSEYRQRMRN, encoded by the coding sequence GTGCGGGAGGACTATATTCAAGCGGCTTTGGGAGAAACCGCACTCATGGGGGGGGGAGAAGCGTTGCTTGAAGGTGAACCACCTACGCAATTACTGCCATTTCCGATACGTGAAGACGGTCGGCAGCATACTGGCGCAGCGCTCAATGCGGTTTTGGGCAAAAAGTACGAAGACGCGGGGAGCATCTTGCTCGCCTCATCAAAAGGCTTGGGCTGGGGAGGCACGGTCAATGCGGAGCTACGCCGCCACAACTCGTTGAGCGGGGCGTCATTTATTCAGCCGGTCAATGAAGTCGCCATCGCTTTGGCTGGCAGCGCCGAAATCAGGCGCCGTGCTGACGGCGCTGAACAGCGATTCAAGTCTAAAGCCGGCGTATCCTGCATTTGTCCAAAAGGTGTATCAGTTCGCTACCTCAATATTGATGGAGATAGCTTGGACATGCTTCATCTCTATTTATGTAAGGACGTCTCTGGCGGTCTAAGCGATCGAGATACGAATGCCGAAGACGCAGGACTTGTCTACACTGGAGGCATATTCGATCCGCTAATTCATCAGATTGGGTTGGCGATTGCCGAGGAGTTGCAGGCAAGTTCAAAAAGCAACCGGCTCGTATTTGATACATTGAGTTTAGCGCTTTCGGCCCGGATATTGCAGCGGCACACTCGAGCCGACGATTGGGCGCGCTCTGATGCTTACGTTAGCTCCCAAAACGCCAAGGGCCTCGATCCGATGCGATTGAAGCGTGTCGTAGAGTTCATGATGGAAAACCTGTCAGAAGACATTTCCCTTAGCAACTTGGCCGACGTATCGTGCCTGAGCATGTTCCACTTTGCGCGGGCGTTCAAGCTTTCGACGGGGTCATCGCCTATGTTTCATTTCAGTCAGATGCGCTTGAGCAAAGCTAAGGAACACTTGGAGCATGGTAGCATGTCGATTGACGACATTGCAGAAACCGTCGGCTATTCATCAGGTGCCAACTTTGCGCGCGCGTTCAGAAAGCTCTGTGGAATATCTCCGTCAGAGTATCGGCAGCGAATGCGCAACTAA
- a CDS encoding alpha/beta fold hydrolase — translation MKNVETVSVAHLGGSEIGYCFGEDFDPSRPTLVMVNSFATSSQLYRPQFSDKALSDTANLVSFELYGHGKTRTPSEQFTYWDSAIANLQAMDKLNISSAFVLGTSQGGWVAARMAMLAPEKIKGIIPLGTSMDYESQQSQSLGCWNGSEFNSPLVDALADPVDESWEPADAFCDALLTAGFGPDVSDDERAFWHKTLKENYAGDDGRKRLRMCAINLRDRDGLYGRLDYVKCPVAWAHGTADQVYSVENAELGVSKFTKSEDATLTIIEGGQHFLSASHPKEVNELARSFIKKWS, via the coding sequence ATGAAGAACGTTGAAACGGTAAGCGTCGCACATCTCGGGGGGTCAGAGATCGGCTATTGCTTTGGGGAGGACTTCGATCCATCTCGTCCGACATTAGTGATGGTGAATTCCTTTGCAACATCAAGTCAGCTCTACCGACCCCAGTTTTCGGATAAAGCGTTATCTGACACGGCAAACCTGGTGTCATTTGAATTGTATGGGCACGGTAAAACTCGAACGCCTTCCGAACAGTTTACCTACTGGGATTCCGCAATTGCGAACTTGCAGGCCATGGACAAGCTAAACATCTCTTCAGCATTCGTCTTAGGTACGTCGCAAGGTGGATGGGTCGCCGCACGCATGGCCATGCTGGCACCAGAAAAGATAAAAGGGATAATCCCGCTGGGTACCTCAATGGACTATGAAAGTCAGCAAAGCCAATCTCTGGGTTGCTGGAACGGATCTGAATTCAACAGTCCTCTTGTTGATGCACTTGCCGATCCGGTTGATGAGAGCTGGGAGCCCGCGGACGCGTTTTGCGACGCATTGTTAACTGCGGGCTTTGGCCCTGACGTCTCGGACGATGAGCGGGCCTTTTGGCACAAGACCCTGAAAGAAAACTACGCGGGTGATGATGGCCGCAAGCGATTGAGAATGTGTGCGATCAACCTTCGCGACCGAGATGGTCTTTATGGTCGCCTCGACTATGTCAAATGTCCGGTTGCTTGGGCGCACGGAACAGCGGACCAGGTCTATTCCGTTGAAAATGCAGAACTTGGGGTATCCAAGTTCACCAAGTCCGAAGATGCTACCCTGACGATCATCGAAGGTGGCCAGCATTTCCTGAGCGCATCACATCCAAAAGAGGTAAACGAACTCGCGCGATCGTTTATCAAAAAGTGGTCGTAA